TGAGAATGCTGGCCTGCGGCCTGGAGGGTAACACCAAGGACAGTGCCACTGGCCACCTCGGTGCAGTGGGTCCGAGATGGGGGCAGTCTGGCTGGCTGGTGGGAGCCAATGGTTTATTACGTTAGTGAATGGAGTGATCTGGTCCCCTCCAAGGTGGAAGATAAAAAGCGATTTGGGATGAGATTCTTGGGACAGGTGTAACTTTGCAAGGGTCAAGGGGCAGGCAGGGTGACTGTGCCGGGGGCTGTGCTGAGTCCGAGAGGGCCTGGAAGGAAGGCCGTGCCCCAGGCCTCGCCCTTGCTGGGTTAGCTGCATAAAAGCGGCTCTCTCAGATCAGCAGAGCGATTCTGCATCTGCACATTGATTTACAGTTTTGCGAAACTCGTTTCTGAGGACGTGACAGTCCCTTCCTTGGGCGCAATAACCTTGCCTTGCCATTGAGTTCTGCTGATGGGATTGCAGAAGTGTAAATCTTCGGACGTGGACCTTCTAGGGTGTGGACAATGTCTGCATGGCCGTCCTCGCTGCCGGCGGCTCTCCAGTGTGCTGTCTGCTTTCCctgcacacatgcactcacacatgtgcacacacacaaatgttgaTTTTCAAAATCTTGGAGTAGGAAGACTTTaccatggtttaaaaaaatcccCTGTTTTGTTTGGAGTCACACAGGGATCAAGATgatttagttttcaaaaaataaaacaaagcaaaacagatgGCCCAGCTGGACGGCTGCTGGGTGCgttcctctctccctgcccctcccctggcGGCAGCCCCCTCCCCCTCTGAGTGCGGCTGTGATAGGCGGGTAGAGAGGGTGTGTCCGCGAGCCAGTGGTGATGATAAAACAGTAAACAAAAGATGCTCCCGTCCTCCTGGGGACACCAAGGGGAGAAAGTCAGATGGAGGAAGAGGCAGCCAGTGGGAAGGAGTCCTTTCGAGTTTGCTTTCTTGAGTTCTGGCCGCAAATTCCAGTATAGTGGCTTAAGATCCAGAGATTTTATTCTGTTATCTAATGGAAGTTGGGGGTGGTCCCCGAGGTGGGCCGGGAGGCAGGTGGGGATAGTGCATCCCAGGACccccgggcaacagagcacgGCCCAGAGCCTGCCGGGCTGACACCCGCCCGAACCTGAGCCCTCACTGACAGGTCCTCGCCTTCCTCCCCACAGAAGGGCTTTCGAGGAGGAAGAAGACGTCGCTGTGGTTTGTGGGGTCTCTGCTGCTGGTGTCTGTCCTCATAGTGACCGTCGGGCTGGCTGCCACCACCAGGACAGAGAACGTGGCCGTGGGCGGCTACTACCCAGGGGTCATCGTGAGTGCGCTGAGCAGGCGGCCTGGGCCGGGGAGGGCAGGGTGGTGTGTGGCTGGCTCAGGGTGGGCCCATGCCAGCTCACAGGGCTGGGGCTGAAGGTGGGGAAGCTTCGATCGGGGCTTGTGGTCGGCAGGGTTATGGCCCCCACAGACGTGCACATCCCAATACCCAGGACCTGGGACGGTGGCAGGTCCAAGGCAGAGGGGGGGGATTCGGGTTGAGGTCCAAGCTGACCGTAAAATAGGGCCAGGTGCCCTCCATTGTCCGGGTTGGCCTGATGCAGTCACAGGGTGACCAGGGCGTGGGAGGGGGGCCAGAGCCCGGCGACGGGAAATGTCCAAGGTGGAGGAGGGGTTGGGAGCCGAGGATGTCCGAAAAGGCTGGACAGAGCCTCCCCCAGCGTCCCGGAAGGATTTTACCCTGAGGGACCAGGTCGACCACCATAGCCCATGGAACCGTGGAAGGGAAAAGTAACTTTAAACGATTCCTGCCAAGAAGCGATGGATCACAGATCGTATTAGTGACGCCATCACGTGGGAACGGCTAGAAGGTGGTGGTTCTGACCTCATCCACCCCGCAGGCCAGATTTTGGACAGTAAGGCGGCGAGGTAGATTGATGGTAACCTAATTGGCAAGAATTGGTCACCTGGATTCAAAAGTATCAAGGTTTTTTGAACTATGAAATTACATCCTCTGTCGTTAGCAAAAAAATTTGTCCTAAGTGCCTGCGTTCTGCACGGTGAACCTCTGTCGGAGTGGCTTGGATCTGCTGCAGTGCCCTTCACGTGCCCCAGAGCCTGGTTGCTATGTCATGAAGTGCTAaagcaagattttaaaatgtggcttctTCAATCTCGTTACTCTCACCTGAAGTACTACCAAGATTGGTAATAATATTGATGACAGTCAGCAAAGATGAAAGATTTTTGGCActcaatatttagaaatattttacaaatatcatttatttcacctttatattttcctttgtttaatcTTAAGGTGTACTTTATACGTCTACACTATCTACCTGTGTATagtttataaataaacatatacaaatagtATCTGTGCAGAAAAAGCTTTATCAGTAAAATTACAAGAGGCCAATGATGTGGGGACCCAGGTCTCATGCGAGGGGCTTTTCTGCTTCTTGGGCAGAGAGGGGAGCCCAGAGGGCAAGTGGCTGTGAGGAGGGACCTCCCAAGTGATTTGCAGAATATCAAGATCAACCTTGAgtagctgtttttttgtttgttctcaaGCTTATCTAAGAGCTCCCTCAAAATACCGTAATCAAAAACATCAATGACTAATGCTCGAGCTGTGCTCTATACAAAATCTGCTTGCTGGGCAGTGAATTAACGCTGTGCTGACCAGCTTGAAATGACTTTAGCCCAGACAGTTCTGAGAGCCAACTAGGGAGACGACAAATCAAATCAGCCTCAAGGAAACGTGGCTAAGAGTCACTTCTGTGGAGACTCGTGCCAATGCAGAGGCTTCAAAGAAAAAGGTGATCTCAGAAGAAGCGGCTGGAACATGAAAACATCTCAACATTTTGAAGaaaggtgtgttttttttttcaaatcctcccaaaataaaatgtagtgaAACATTAATACACGTACATTGAAGTgaaattttgatgtttttgaaCTGTGGCGTTGAACTGTGGTATTTTGAAGCTCAGCACATGAAGACATGTTCCTGTTATCCCTGGAGAATTCTCAAACCATTGGTGAAAGCCACATGTGTACACGTCTGTCACCACAGACGCACAGACACAAttacagaaaaggcaaaactacttACATAAAGGAGTCCGGTTTCCAGTGCATTAAACTTCACACCAAGGCCCCAGGAACTCCAAGGCTGTGCCGGGCGGGCCGCCCCTTCCAACAGATGCTCACTGGGAAGTGTAACCGGCCCGGCTCACCTGCACGCAAGTAGGGGCCGTCTTAGCCTCGGCACGATTGTTGGCAGCTCCGAGTTGTCTGTGGGAGGCACTTTAGCCGGCGGCTCTGAACCGGATTTTCGGTGGGTGTTGCTGAAACGCGTATTCTTcgcactattttaaaaattcctctgcCAAGTGGGCATCACCTGCCAGGACGGGCCCTGGGTGGAGGGTGCGGGTGCCCGGCCGCTGGCCTCTATTCTAAGACAGCACAGTCCCATATCTATTTCCCGACATCCCGGCCTCATTTTCTGCCCAGAGCTGGGGCTTCCTGTGGAGCAAGGGGGCTCCGCCGGACCCCTGGTGGCCTGTGCTGCAGCCCGGGCCGCTCCGGAGCCCTTTCCCCACACCAGGTACCTCCCCACTGACGGCCTGCCCTGCTCACTCTCCTGAAGCAGCAGCCACAGGTAGGCCATCTGAGCAGGTGTCACCGGTGGCCCTGGTGCCTGGCAACCCTTCTTTTGAAACACAGCTGTAGTTCCCTAATGCCTTACCCAGGAGCCACGCTCAGGGGCATCTCAGGCCCAGAGAAGGCGGGGCAGATGTTGGTGCTTGGTGGCCTTGGGTCTCCGAGAAGATGTT
This is a stretch of genomic DNA from Theropithecus gelada isolate Dixy chromosome 17, Tgel_1.0, whole genome shotgun sequence. It encodes these proteins:
- the TMEM255B gene encoding LOW QUALITY PROTEIN: transmembrane protein 255B (The sequence of the model RefSeq protein was modified relative to this genomic sequence to represent the inferred CDS: inserted 1 base in 1 codon) — translated: MQPPVSGPPGLLDAAEGLSRRKKTSLWFVGSLLLVSVLIVTVGLAATTRTENVAVGGYYPGVIVSALSRRPGPGRAGWCVAGSGWXPCQLTGLGLKVGKLRSGLVVGRVMAPTDVHIPIPRTWDGGRSKAEGGDSG